From a single Peromyscus maniculatus bairdii isolate BWxNUB_F1_BW_parent chromosome 4, HU_Pman_BW_mat_3.1, whole genome shotgun sequence genomic region:
- the LOC102912972 gene encoding BPI fold-containing family A member 5-like: protein MFLVGSLVVLCGLLAQSSAQLAGLPLPLNQGLPTSVGHCRPLHLGQNLPTSVGYCRPLHLGQSLPYGATPVISTYPTDYLARNLRDAFSQGLLSGGILGFLEHMPLLSYVRPAGSNAGGLVGVLGKVISSIPILNNILDIRVTNPQLLEIGLVQSYDFHRLYVTIPLGFELKVNTLVVGSLLELAVKLDVTAEVYAVRDIYGRSRLVIGDCIHSPGSLRISLLNKLSPLQSLIDSLTDVLTRVIPGLVQGVVCPLVNGILSLLDVTLMHDVADLLLHGVQFVIKA from the exons ATGTTTCTAGTTGGGAGCCTCGTTGTCCTCTGTGGGCTACTGGCCCAGAGCTCGGCCCAGCTGGCAGGGCTGCCCTTGCCCCTGAACCAGGGCCTGCCCACATCTGTGGGTCACTGCCGGCCCCTGCACCTGGGCCAGAACCTGCCCACGTCTGTGGGTTACTGCCGGCCCTTGCACCTGGGCCAGAGCCTGCCCTATGGGGCGACCCCAGTCATATCCACATATCCTACAGACTATCTTGCTAGAAACCTCAGAGATG CTTTCAGCCAAGGCCTGCTGTCTGGGGGGATTCTGGGCTTTCTGGAACACATGCCTCTCCTGAGCTACGTGAGACCTGCAGGAAGCAATGCTGGTGGCCTGGTCGGGGTGCTTGGAAAAGTGATTTCATCAATCCCGATCCTGAACAACATCCTCGA CATAAGAGTCACTAATCCCCAGCTGCTGGAAATTGGTCTTGTGCAGAGCTATGACTTCCACCGCCTCTACGTCACCATCCCTCTGGGTTTTGAACTCAAAGTGAACAC ACTCGTGGTTGGAAGTCTGTTGGAACTGGCTGTGAAGCTGGATGTCACCGCAGAAGTCTATGCTGTGAGAGACATTTACGGGAGGAGCCGTCTGGTCATTGGTGACTGCATTCACTCTCCTGGCAGCCTGCGAATCTCGCTGCTTAACAA ACTCAGTCCCCTTCAAAGCCTGATAGACAGCCTCACAGACGTCTTGACTAGAGTCATTCCTGGCCTGGTGCAGGGTGTG GTATGTCCTCTGGTCAACGGGATTCTCAGCCTCTTGGATGTCACCCTGATGCATGATGTTGCTG actTGCTGCTGCATGGAGTACAATTTGTCATTAAGGCCTAA